Proteins encoded in a region of the Phoenix dactylifera cultivar Barhee BC4 chromosome 3, palm_55x_up_171113_PBpolish2nd_filt_p, whole genome shotgun sequence genome:
- the LOC103700962 gene encoding pentatricopeptide repeat-containing protein At3g62470, mitochondrial-like yields the protein MALLLRNPQPRRFGHLLLRFSAAPDGPAVLSPSDPRPPAPIRPPREAGLGGGGGGGEPVRLPCGPSLPLPRPPHPPPHRRLYRPRRQAPPLLPRPLPRLTWPPLIQGEVPLLNSRSLSTSAAFSESSADSGEEGTESSDSDSVEESSKPADPKEVERVCKVVEDLFASDRNMEAVLDECGVDLSPSLVIDVIERFRHAHKPAYRFFRWAGGRPGFAHDSSTCNKMLSVLGKTRQFESMVALLEEMGKKGLLTMEAFRTSIKAFASAREMKKALGIFQLMKRYNFEAGLESFNCLIEALAKAKLGKEAQALFEKMKDQYPPDLRTYSVLLFGWCKLKNLVEAGKLWNEMLDKGFKPDVVAHNTMLEGLIRGQRRSEAIKLFELMKAKGPGPNVRTYTILIQDLCKAGKMDLAVSCFEEMLAAGCAPDVATYTCLIVGFGNARQMDKVSALLREMKEKGCPPDGRTYNALIKLMTNRNMPEDATRIYKKMIKNGFEPTIHTYNMMMKSYFHGNNYEMGCAVWEEMGQKGICPDVNSYTVFIGGHIRHGRPEEACKYIEDMIDKGMKAPQIDYNKFAADFSRAGKPDVLYELAQKMNFSGKFEASNVFHGWAERMKKRVKRRVPNQTGKRLF from the coding sequence ATGGCTCTGCTCCTAAGAAACCCCCAACCCCGTCGCTtcggccacctcctcctccgcttCTCCGCCGCCCCCGATGGCCCCGCCGTCCTCTCCCCCTCCGATCCACGCCCTCCAGCTCCGATCCGACCCCCGAGAGAAGCCGgattgggaggaggaggaggaggaggagagccgGTGCGCCTCCCTTGTGGTCCTTCTCTGCCCCTGCCTcgtcctcctcatcctcctcctcatcgTCGGCTCTATCGTCCTCGCCGTCAAGCTCCGCCTCTTCTGCCGCGGCCCCTTCCGCGCCTCACTTGGCCACCTCTTATACAAGGAGAAGTGCCCCTCCTAAACTCTAGATCCCTCTCCACCTCCGCCGCCTTCTCCGAATCCAGCGCGGATTCCGGCGAGGAGGGCACGGAATCATCTGATTCGGATTCCGTGGAGGAGAGCTCGAAGCCGGCGGATCCGAAGGAGGTGGAGAGGGTCTGCAAAGTGGTCGAGGACCTCTTCGCCTCGGATCGGAACATGGAGGCGGTGTTGGACGAGTGCGGCGTCGATCTCAGCCCTTCTCTCGTGATCGATGTCATCGAGAGGTTCCGGCATGCCCACAAGCCGGCGTACCGGTTCTTCCGGTGGGCCGGCGGGAGGCCGGGGTTCGCCCACGACTCTAGCACCTGCAACAAGATGCTGAGCGTTCTGGGGAAGACGAGGCAGTTTGAGAGCATGGTGGCATTGCTGGAGGAGATGGGGAAAAAGGGGCTTTTGACGATGGAGGCGTTCAGGACTTCGATCAAAGCCTTTGCCTCCGCTAGAGAAATGAAGAAAGCGCTTGGGATCTTTCAGTTGATGAAAAGATACAATTTTGAGGCAGGGTTGGAGAGTTTCAATTGCCTGATAGAAGCTCTAGCAAAAGCCAAGCTTGGGAAGGAAGCTCAGGCATTGTTCGAGAAGATGAAGGATCAGTACCCGCCTGATCTCCGGACCTACTCAGTGCTCCTCTTTGGGTGGTGCAAGCTGAAGAACTTGGTGGAAGCCGGGAAGCTCTGGAATGAGATGCTTGATAAGGGATTTAAGCCAGACGTTGTTGCCCACAACACGATGCTTGAAGGGTTGATTCGGGGGCAGAGGAGGTCGGAGGCCATCAAGCTTTTCGAGCTCATGAAAGCCAAAGGCCCAGGACCAAATGTCCGGACCTACACGATTTTGATTCAGGACCTGTGCAAGGCTGGGAAGATGGATCTGGCAGTCAGCTGTTTCGAGGAAATGCTGGCTGCTGGCTGTGCTCCAGATGTTGCAACCTATACCTGTTTGATTGTTGGGTTTGGAAATGCTCGACAAATGGATAAAGTTTCGGCCTTGCTGagggagatgaaggagaagggaTGCCCACCGGATGGCCGGACGTACAATGCTCTGATCAAACTTATGACCAATCGGAACATGCCAGAAGATGCAacaaggatttacaaaaagatgatCAAGAACGGGTTCGAGCCCACAATTCACACTTATAATATGATGATGAAGTCTTACTTCCATGGAAATAATTATGAGATGGGTTGTGCTGTGTGGGAGGAGATGGGTCAGAAGGGGATATGCCCTGATGTCAATTCTTATACTGTCTTCATTGGAGGCCATATACGTCATGGAAGGCCAGAAGAGGCATGTAAATATATAGAAGATATGATAGACAAAGGAATGAAGGCTCCCCAGATAGACTACAATAAATTTGCTGCAGATTTCTCTAGGGCTGGTAAGCCTGATGTATTGTATGAGTTGGCACAGAAGATGAATTTCTCAGGGAAGTTTGAGGCTTCCAATGTGTTCCATGGTTGGGCTGAAAGAATGAAGAAGAGGGTCAAGAGAAGAGTTCCCAATCAAACTGGAAAGCGGCTTTTCTGA
- the LOC103700961 gene encoding uncharacterized protein LOC103700961 isoform X2, translating into MELREREEIRLLIDDGRMGSSCSPPSIIPSSFSSIRLCRICHEEEEESSTSMESPCACSGTLKFAHRECIQRWCDEKGSTICEICLQAFEPGYTVPPKKALVEVPVTIRGSLEVPRLNYDPQNPALINRDYAECSSESQRSASWCRSVALVLTIMLLFKHLITVLAVGADHYAFTVLTVFVLRASGILLPCYLIMRVISVIQRGQRQYQLEQLQLHGRNDSPTHGVEDVESQ; encoded by the exons atggaactCAGGGAAAGAGAAGAAATTAGATTGCTTATAGATGATGGGAGGATGGGTTCctcttgttctcctccttctattattccttcttctttttcttccatacGTCTGTGTAGAATCTGtcatgaagaggaggaagagagctccaCAAGCATGGAATCTCCCTGTGCTTGTTCTGGGACTTTGAAG TTTGCTCACAGGGAATGCATACAGAGGTGGTGTGATGAGAAAGGGTCCACTATTTGTGAGATTTGTCTTCAG GCATTTGAACCAGGTTATACTGTTCCACCCAAGAAGGCTTTGGTTGAGGTCCCCGTTACAATCAG AGGAAGCTTGGAGGTCCCTAGGCTAAATTATGACCCTCAAAACCCAGCATTAATCAACAGGGATTATGCTGAGTGCTCCTCAGAATCCCAAAGAAGCGCCTCTTGGTGCCGATCTGTGGCTCTAGTG CTTACAATCATGTTATTGTTCAAACATCTCATCACGGTGCTGGCAGTTGGAGCTGATCACTATGCGTTTACTGTTCTCACT GTTTTTGTGCTAAGGGCGAGTGGAATCTTGCTGCCCTGCTATTTGATTATGCGGGTGATATCGGTGATTCAGCGTGGCCAGCGGCAGTATCAGTTAGAGCAGCTCCAGCTTCAT GGGAGAAATGATTCACCTACCCATGGAGTGGAAGATGTGGAATCGCAATAA
- the LOC103701132 gene encoding UPF0481 protein At3g47200-like translates to MAEKTDDRSIYIDLQLVNSTAQKVCSLQDSGSWKDGPRTIHRVPLNIRKGDTNAYEPKILSIGPYHRGDQKLQAMEVHKMRYLRELLGSNLEANITKCVEKIKKLEKEARRCYSEIIELGSKEFVEMMLLDGCFIIQFLIQRNQPEESKQKRRQAGDPIYVVSWMSPLIRHDLLMLENQIPFIILKAIFDVVQSSRQETPSLMELALNYITHGRVISRPIYPSPPHHLLHLFHLFHSCVLTPPRPPASTSDHPLVKFFLKFMPQRRTPSDIHFTEERTPRTIPCASELREAGVRFEMKESDSFLDVTFSNPVLQIPLLSVGNSLNPLLRNLIAFEQCCPDACSYFTSYAVLMDDLINTPRDVAILHSRGIVENKLGSDEDVALLFNRLMTHVTFTADSNIYAELFKQVNAHCGSKLNKWRAKLVREYFSNPWSIISLLAAIALLVLTIIQTVFSITSYYHVPTHP, encoded by the coding sequence ATGGCAGAAAAAACTGACGACCGCTCGATATATATTGATTTGCAGCTGGTAAACTCAACGGCACAAAAAGTCTGCTCTCTGCAAGACAGTGGATCATGGAAAGATGGCCCCCGCACAATCCACCGGGTCCCCCTCAACATCCGGAAGGGCGACACAAATGCCTACGAGCCCAAAATTTTATCAATCGGCCCATACCACCGTGGCGATCAGAAACTCCAAGCCATGGAGGTGCACAAAATGAGGTACCTCCGCGAACTACTCGGCTCCAACCTTGAAGCCAATATCACGAAGTGTGTCGAAAAGATCAAGAAGCTGGAGAAAGAAGCAAGAAGGTGCTACTCTGAGATAATTGAACTCGGGAGCAAAGAGTTTGTGGAAATGATGCTGCTCGACGGCTGCTTCATCATCCAATTCTTGATACAAAGGAACCAACCTGAAGAAAGTAAACAGAAGAGGAGGCAAGCTGGCGATCCTATCTATGTCGTGAGCTGGATGTCACCCCTCATAAGGCATGACTTGCTAATGCTCGAGAACCAGATTCCATTCATCATCCTCAAGGCTATCTTCGATGTCGTGCAGAGTTCCCGGCAAGAAACTCCCTCACTCATGGAGCTAGCACTCAATTACATCACACACGGAAGGGTAATTTCACGACCTATATATCCCTCTCCACCCCATCATTTGCTGCATTTGTTCCATTTATTTCATTCATGCGTCCTTACACCTCCAAGACCCCCGGCCTCCACTTCTGATCATCCCTTGGttaaatttttcttaaaatttatgcCTCAACGACGAACCCCTTCCGACATTCATTTCACCGAGGAACGGACCCCGAGAACGATCCCATGTGCATCAGAGCTCAGGGAGGCAGGGGTCCGGTTTGAGATGAAGGAGAGCGACAGTTTCTTGGACGTGACATTCAGCAATCCTGTACTCCAAATTCCATTGCTATCAGTCGGCAACTCGTTGAACCCCTTGCTCCGTAACCTCATCGCCTTCGAGCAGTGCTGCCCGGATGCATGTAGCTATTTCACATCTTATGCAGTGCTGATGGATGACTTGATTAACACGCCAAGGGACGTAGCCATCCTCCACAGCCGGGGGATCGTCGAAAACAAGCTGGGGAGCGACGAGGACGTCGCGCTGCTCTTCAACCGGCTGATGACGCATGTCACGTTCACGGCGGATAGCAACATCTACGCTGAGCTCTTCAAGCAGGTGAACGCGCACTGCGGATCCAAGTTGAACAAGTGGCGGGCAAAGCTGGTGCGCGAGTACTTCAGCAACCCATGGTCCATCATCTCGCTGCTGGCCGCCATTGCTCTGCTGGTTCTCACCATCATACAGACCGTCTTCTCCATAACATCCTACTACCATGTTCCAACTCACCCTTGA
- the LOC103700961 gene encoding uncharacterized protein LOC103700961 isoform X1, whose product MELREREEIRLLIDDGRMGSSCSPPSIIPSSFSSIRLCRICHEEEEESSTSMESPCACSGTLKFAHRECIQRWCDEKGSTICEICLQAFEPGYTVPPKKALVEVPVTIRGSLEVPRLNYDPQNPALINRDYAECSSESQRSASWCRSVALVLTIMLLFKHLITVLAVGADHYAFTVLTVFVLRASGILLPCYLIMRVISVIQRGQRQYQLEQLQLHQGRNDSPTHGVEDVESQ is encoded by the exons atggaactCAGGGAAAGAGAAGAAATTAGATTGCTTATAGATGATGGGAGGATGGGTTCctcttgttctcctccttctattattccttcttctttttcttccatacGTCTGTGTAGAATCTGtcatgaagaggaggaagagagctccaCAAGCATGGAATCTCCCTGTGCTTGTTCTGGGACTTTGAAG TTTGCTCACAGGGAATGCATACAGAGGTGGTGTGATGAGAAAGGGTCCACTATTTGTGAGATTTGTCTTCAG GCATTTGAACCAGGTTATACTGTTCCACCCAAGAAGGCTTTGGTTGAGGTCCCCGTTACAATCAG AGGAAGCTTGGAGGTCCCTAGGCTAAATTATGACCCTCAAAACCCAGCATTAATCAACAGGGATTATGCTGAGTGCTCCTCAGAATCCCAAAGAAGCGCCTCTTGGTGCCGATCTGTGGCTCTAGTG CTTACAATCATGTTATTGTTCAAACATCTCATCACGGTGCTGGCAGTTGGAGCTGATCACTATGCGTTTACTGTTCTCACT GTTTTTGTGCTAAGGGCGAGTGGAATCTTGCTGCCCTGCTATTTGATTATGCGGGTGATATCGGTGATTCAGCGTGGCCAGCGGCAGTATCAGTTAGAGCAGCTCCAGCTTCAT CAGGGGAGAAATGATTCACCTACCCATGGAGTGGAAGATGTGGAATCGCAATAA
- the LOC103700963 gene encoding outer envelope pore protein 16-2, chloroplastic-like, protein MSSNSNLETMTLLDEIRSLEKGWLFDLGHPLLNRIAESFVKAAGIGAIQAVSREAYLTAVEGAGADPAAMPDLTSSKKHRFSDLGGENCKKSLEAMVKSTGKESFQWGMAAGMYSGLTYGLREARGSHDWKNSAVAGAVTGAALALTSENTSHEQIVQFAVTGAALSTAANLLSGIF, encoded by the exons ATGAGCAGCAACAGTAACTTGGAGACGATGACGCTGCTGGACGAGATCCGGAGCCTGGAGAAGGGATGGCTCTTCGACTTGGGCCACCCCCTCCTCAACCGCATCGCCGAGAGCTTCGTCAAGGCCGCAGGG ATCGGCGCGATCCAGGCGGTCTCGCGCGAGGCGTACCTCACCGCGGTGGAAG GTGCCGGCGCGGATCCTGCTGCGATGCCGGATCTGACGAGCAGCAAGAAGCATAGGTTTTCCGATCTGGGAG GAGAGAACtgcaagaagtcacttgaagCAATG GTAAAGAGCACCGGGAAAGAGTCATTCCAATGGG GAATGGCTGCTGGCATGTATTCCGGTCTAACTTATGGCTTGAGGGAAGCTCGAGGATCTCATGATTGG AAGAATAGTGCAGTTGCCGGAGCAGTCACTGGAGCTGCATTGGCTCTGACCTCTGAGAACACTTCTCATGAGCAAATTGTTCAGTTTGCAGTCACCGGGGCTGCACTTTCCACCGCTGCAAATCTACTTAGTGGCATATTCTAA
- the LOC103700964 gene encoding calreticulin-like — MAISGKSPLISSVALVLSLLPLASAEVFFEERFNDGWEKWWVKSDWKKDEKMLGEWHHTSGNWSGDPNDKGIQTIEDYRFYAISAEFPEFNNKDKTLVFQFSAKREQKFGCAGAYMKLLGGEIDQKKFGGETPYSVMFGPDICGQNTKRVHAILSRNGKNHMNKKDVPCENDQLTHVYTLIIRPDATYSILIDNKEKESGSIYTDWDILPPKKIEDPEAKKPEDWDDKKFIIDPEHKKPEGYDDIPKEIPDLDAKKPEDWNNEKDGEWKAPMKPNPEYKGPWKRKNPNYKGTWKPPMIDNPDYKEDPDIYVYPNLRYVGIELWQVKSGTLFDNILICDDPEYAKRLAEETWGKNKAAEKEAKEAFDEAERRKEEEESRFDPIREDEEEDDDDVDIDLDEDKEKPHDEL, encoded by the exons ATGGCGATTTCGGGGAAGTCGCCGCTCATATCCTCCGTTGCCCTCGTGCTTTCTCTCCTTCCGCTCGCCTCCGCGGAAGTCTTCTTTGAGGAGCGCTTCAATG ATGGATGGGAGAAGTGGTGGGTAAAATCTGATTGGAAGAAGGATGAGAAGATGTTGGGTGAGTGGCACCATACTTCGGGTAATTGGAGTGGCGATCCAAATGATAAag GCATCCAAACCATTGAGGACTATAGATTCTATGCAATTTCAGCAGAGTTTCCGGAGTTCAATAACAAAGACAAAACCCTGGTTTTCCAATTTTCAGCGAAACGTGAGCAAAAATTCGGCTGTGCCGGGGCCTACATGAAGCTGCTTGGTGGTGAAattgatcaaaagaagtttggtGGTGAGACGCCCTATAG TGTCATGTTTGGACCAGACATCTGTGGGCAGAACACCAAGAGGGTTCATGCCATTCTTTCGCGAAATGGAAAGAACCACATGAATAAGAAGGATGTGCCATGTGAGAATGATCAGCTGACTCATGTATACACTCTCATCATCCGGCCGGATGCTACATACAGTATTCTGATAGATAACAAAGAGAAGGAATCAGGGAGCATATATACTGATTGGGATATCCTTCCTCCAAAGAAAATTGAGGATCCTGAAGCCAAAAAG CCTGAAGATTGGGACGACAAGAAATTTATTATTGATCCTGAACATAAGAAACCAGAg GGTTATGATGACATCCCCAAGGAGATACCTGATCTTGATGCTAAGAAG CCAGAAGACTGGAACAATGAAAAAGACGGTGAATGGAAGGCCCCCATGAAGCCAAATCCTGAATACAAGGGGCCCTGGAAAAGAAAG AACCCCAATTACAAGGGAACATGGAAGCCTCCAATGATCGATAATCCAG ATTACAAGGAAGATCCAGACATTTATGTTTATCCCAACTTGAGATATGTGGGCATAGAGCTGTGGCAG GTTAAATCTGGAACCCTGTTTGACAACATTTTAATTTGTGATGACCCTGAATATGCAAAGAGGCTTGCTGAAGAAACCTGGGGCAAAAACAAGGCT GCTGAGAAGGAAGCTAAGGAAGCATTTGATGAGgctgagagaagaaaagaagaggag GAATCTAGGTTTGATCCAATTAGAGAG gatgaagaagaggatgatgatgatgttgacatAGACCTAGATGAAGACAAGGAGAAACCACAT GATGAACTCTAG